GCGCCGTGTGGGACGAGCTGCGGCGCATCCCGTACGGCGCCACCGTCAGCTACCGCGCGCTGGCCGAGCGCATCGGCCGGCCGAAGGCATCGCGCGCCGTGGGCCGGGCCAACGCCACCAACCCGCTCCCCATCGTCGTCCCCTGCCACCGTGTCATCGGGGCGGACGGCACGCCCACCGGGTACGCGGGCGGGATTGATGCCAAGATGCAGCTGTTAGCGCTGGAGACGCGCTAACAATCGCTCTCCGCGGAACATGGCAACCCTCTGTCTTTCTACAGCACAGGGTTCGGGAATATGGTTTGTTTCACACCAGAGCGACGGAGATGCCCTGTTTCCATGCCTTTGTCTCGTTTGGATACGCGAAACACACCAGAGGCTCCCCATGAGCCAATCTTGTGTGAAGCTCAGTAGAGTCCAGGGCTGGACTGGAACTTGTCATCAGAGCGCCCAAGCCCGTACGTCATTGGATTTAGCGGCCGACATGCTCGACGCAGCACCTTTCCAGACAATTGACTTGGCCGAGACTGTCGGCTACTGTCCAATCGCAGTCTAGCAGGGACCCCTGGTGAAGCTCGCCACGAGCCCACGATGGCAAAATACGAGTACTCACTCTGGCGGTACCCAACCACGCACCCCACCCCGGAGGACATCATGAGGAACGCAAAGCTCGGGACCTGCCTCGCCGCCGCCGCGATCACCCTCGCTGGCTCCACCTACCTCGCCAAGCCGGTGGCCGCCACGGAGCTGGCGCGCCCGTGCAACGCGGAGGAGCTCGCCTACGCGAACGGCTACGTGGACGGTTATTGCGCCGCGAGCGGCATGGGTGACGGCACCGTCACCTCCTGCGAGTCGGACGGGAACGGAAATCTGAGCGGCACCGCTACCTGCTCTGCCGCCTAACGGCAGGTATTCGCCGTCCAGTGGTTTCCGGGTTTCCACAGGTGTGGCCGCGGGTTTCTCCGCGGCCACACCGCCGCTTCTCTACTTCTCAGAGGAATTACATGCGCAGATCCGCATTTGCTCCCGCCCTTGGCCTTGCGGCGCTGCTCCTGTGCAGCGGGTGTGCAGCCGCGCAGAACCCGGCTGGAGCCGCGCCCGCGCCTACCGGCCTCGGGGGACCTGCCGTGGCCGAGCGTGGCTACACCGGCTTCTCGATCCGCTTCGCGATGACGATGACTCCGGGCCGGGCGACCTCGGATTACCCGGTGATCGACGCGGTCCATCCCGGCTCGCCGGCGCAGAAGGTCGGACTTGCATCAGGCGACGTGATCCTCGAGGTAGACGGGCGTGATGCTCGGGAAGAAGGCGCGCTCCGCATGCGTCCGGGGGGGCGGTACTCACTGCGCATCCGCCGCGGCGACGCGGAGCGGGAAGTGGCGCTAGTGGCGGTTACCCGTCCCGCCACAAACGGCGCACGTCCGTGAAAACGGAACGCCTCCTGAATGTGGCGGTCGCCATCCTCACGGGGTGCGCGCTCGTTGTGACGGCGCTCGTGGTGCGCCGGGAGCTTTCGGCCCCGCGCGCGGCGTCTTCCGCACCCATGCAGATCCCATCGTGGCGCAGCTTCGCACAGAGCGGACACCGGATGGGACCCGCAAAGGCCCCGGTGATGATCGTCGTCTTTTCCGACTTCCAGTGTCCGTACTGCGCGGTGCTTATGGAGCGGCTCCAGAAGCTGAGGAGCGCGCGACCCGCCGAGGTGGCGGTGGTCTACCGGCACTTTCCGGTCGCGGGCCACCCGCACGCGGTCGCGGCCGCGCGGGCGAGCGAATGCGCGGGCGAGCAGGGACGATTTGAGCCGTTCCACGACGCGCTGTTCGCGGCCCCGCCCGATTCTATCGGCATCGTTCCCTGGGAACGCTACGCGGAGGCCGCGGGAGTAGGCAGCCTGCCGAAGTTCAGGGAATGCGCCGGCGCGACCGGCCCAGTGGCCGCGCTGGCGCGCGACACCCTGGCAGCCCGTAAGCTCTACGTCAACGCCACTCCCACGATGCTCATCAACGGACTGCGCGTGGTGGGCGCCCCCTCCATGGACTCGCTGGAGGCGTATGTCGGACGCGCGATGCGGTCGAGCGCGGTAGCCGGGTCATGAACCGCCCGATGCTTTGAGAGTCTTCCCCATCCGCGCGGCGCCCCTGCGGCTCGCCGGCGCCATGCTGGGCGTGCTCGCCGTGCTGGCCACGCCCGCGATGGCGCAGGAGCGTGCTGCCGCCGACACCGTGGCCGGGCGCGTGATCGCGGCCGGCAACGCTCCGATTGCAGGCGCCACCGTGCGTCTCACGCAGGAGGCGGGCGCGCGCGAGCAGGCGGTGCTGACCGACAGAGGGGGATGGTACCGGTTCGTGGTGCCGGGCGGGTCCGGATCCTACGTGGTGAGCGCGACCGCCTTCGGCTACCTGCCGTTCAGCGTGGCGGTGGAGCGCGGCCCCGGCGCCACGCGCATTGACCGCGACCTCCGCCTCAGTCCCCGTGCGCTGGTGCTGGACACGCTGCGATCGCGCGTGCCGAGGCCCGGCCGGGAGACGCCGACGGCCGCGGAACGTGCGGCGCGCTGGAGCTCCCTGAGCAGTGAGGGCTTCCCGGTGGACCCCGGGAGCTTCGCAGACGTCGCGGCCCTCGAGCCGGGCGTGGTGCGCGTCGGCGGGGAGGGGTCAGAGCTCTCCATCGCCGGCCAGTCGCCGGAGCAGAATGGGGCCACGGTGGACGGGGCGACCTACGGCGGCGGCAGCCTCCCTTCCGAAGGGGTCCGCAGCGTAGGCGTGTTCACCAGCAGCTACGACGTGGCGCGAGGGCAGTTCTCGGGTGGGCAGATCGCGGCGACCACCATTAGCGGAACCAACCTGTGGGGCGGCTCGCTCAGCAGCTACGTGGATGACCCGGCGCTGCGATACGGGGTCGCGCCAGAGGGGCTCGCGGGCCGGACCGGTCGACAGGTGCGCCTGAACGGCGGGGGTGGCGGGGCCCTGGTACGGGACCGCCTCTTCGTGTACGGAGCACTGGACCTGTCGCATGGCAGTGCCACGAGCACCGGGCTCGAGCTGCTGGATTCCACGGCGCTGCGCCGGCTGGGCGTTGCGCCCGACTCGGTGCGGCGTCTGGTCGAGATCGCCCAGCGCGTGGGAGCGGCGGCGGAGGAGGGACCCCAGCGGTCGGGCTCGCGTGCCTTCGCGTCGGCGCTCGCACGGGTAGACTACACGTTGTCCGAGCACCAGTCGCTGACGGCACGCCTGGACTGGCGCGGGTTCGACGGGTCCGGGTTCGGCTCCTCACCCCTCCGCCTCGGCGGCGAGGGAGCGGACCAGCGGGTGCGGGATGGTGGGCTCCTCCTGCAGCACACCGCCGGGCGGGGACGATGGGCCAACGAGCTGCGGGCCTACGCTTCGGCCGGGCATTCCGGCGCGGGGGCGGATGCTCGCACGCCCTCCGGTACGGTACGCGTGCTCTCGACCCTCCCGGACGGTATGACAGGGGCCTCGGTGCTCGGGTTCGGCGGAGCGCCGTTCGCCAGGCGGGAGGAGCACTCCCTGCGGGAGGTGGCCAACGAGCTGAAGATAGAGGCGGCGGGCGGACACCTCGTGAAGGCCGGGCTGCTCATCCAGGAAGAGCGCGCGACGGGGGGGGCGGCGTCGGCCCCGGCCGGCAGCTTCGCCTTCAACAGCCTCGGCGACCTTGAGAACGGGCGTCCTTCCGCCTTCACTCGCATCCTCGCGCGGGAGCCTGCGGAGGCGATGCGCCGCTACGGCGCGCTCTACGTGGGTGACAGCTGGAAGCCGTCTGAGCGGCTGGGCCTGGTGTACGGGCTGCGGCTGGAGGGAACCCGGTACCGCCAGCGCCCTGCCCTGGCCCCGGCCGTGGATTCGCTCGTCGGCGGAGGGCGTGGCCAACCGCCGGCGGAGCTGATGCTCACGCCGCGCCTGGGGCTTCGCTATGACGTGCCCGGCCGGGGTGCCTGGACCATCGCGGGCGGAGCGGGCGGCTTCGGCGGGGTGCCCCCGCTGGCGCCGCTAGCGGCGCTCTGGAGCCACACGGGAGCGGGAGAGGCGAACCTCGTCTGCATCGGCGCCGCCGCTCCCACCCCGGAGTGGGAACGCTACGGGGCGGACTCCAGCGCGATCCCCTCCGCATGCGCCAACGGGGGCTCCATCTTCGCCAGCACCGCGCCCCGGACAACCCTGTTCAACCCGGAGTTCGGCGCGCCCCGCACCTGGCGGCTGTCGCTGGGCGCGAGCGGAAAGGTCAGCCGCCGGGTAGGGGTGGGAGTGGACGCGCTCCTGGTGCGCGGTACGCACCTGCCCAGCGCCACAGACCGCAACCTGAACGGCACGTCCGCCTTCGTACTCCAGCAGGAGGGAGGGCGCCCGGTCTACGTGGCACCTGAGGAGATCGATCTGGCGACGGGCGGGATCGCGCCGGGCGGATCACGCGCCATACCGCCTCTCGGCCCGGTTCTGGAGCTCGGCTCCCGCGGTGAGTCGCGGACCGGGCAGCTTACGGGAACGGTGAGCGCGCTGCTGCCGCGCGGTCAGCTGAGCCTTGCTTACACCATGACGCACTCCCGGACGCTCGCGGGTGGCATACCGGCGCCCGGCGCCGCTCCCGCGAGCACGGCCGGCGATCCCACGCACATGGAGTGGACCAACGCGTCTTTCGCGCCCCGGCACCTTGTCCAGGGCATTCTCAGCACCCGGCTGACGCGGCGCCTGCGCCTCAGCGCGGTCGGCCGGCTCGCCTCCGGGCTCCCGTTCACGCCGCTGGTGAGCGGAGACGTGAACGGCGACGGGTATGGCAACGACCGGGCCTTCGTCTTCGACCCAGCGTTCACCACCGATCTGGAGGTCGCCGCCGCGATCGAGCGGCTGGTGGACGACGCACCCGCCGGTGTGCGGCGGTGCCTGCGCGACCAGGCGGGGCGCGTCGCGGAGGCCGGCTCATGCCACACGCCCTGGTCGCCAACGCTCGACCTGCGCGCCGAGCTCCTGGCGCGGGGGAACGTGAACACGCGGCGAGCGACGCTCACGCTGACCGCGACCAACGTGACGGCCGGGCTGGATTACCTGCTGCACGGCCCCGACCGGCTCCACGGTTGGGGGCAGTACTCGTTCCCAGACGCCACCCTCCTCGAGGTGCGCGGATTCAACCGGGAGCGCCGGGCGTTCGACTACGGCGTGAATCCGAATTTTGGCAGGCCGCTGGGTGGCGGCACGCTGCGCCTCCCGTTCCGCGTCGCGCTGCAGGCTCGGATCACCCTCGGCGCGGACCCGCGCTACCAGCCGCTCATGCAGGCCATCGAGCTGGGCTCCGGGCGCGCGCGCGAGTCCATTCGCGCGGACCTCGCGCGGCGCGTCCGCAACGTCCCCGCGATCCTCCTCAACCTGAGCGCCGGCGACACCGCCGCACTGGCGCTCACCCCCATGCAGCGCGCCCGGCTGCGCGCGCTGGCCGATTCCATCGCGCCCGCCATCGCCTTCGCGGTGGACTCGCTCACCGACGTATATACGGAGAAGGGTCCGTTCACGGCGTTGCGCAGCGCGCGACTCCAGGAAGCAACCGCGCGGGCGGGTAGGCTCGCCGCAAGCGTCATCGAGCGCACGCGCGAGCAGCTCACTCCCGAG
This genomic window from Longimicrobium sp. contains:
- a CDS encoding carboxypeptidase regulatory-like domain-containing protein; translation: MRVFPIRAAPLRLAGAMLGVLAVLATPAMAQERAAADTVAGRVIAAGNAPIAGATVRLTQEAGAREQAVLTDRGGWYRFVVPGGSGSYVVSATAFGYLPFSVAVERGPGATRIDRDLRLSPRALVLDTLRSRVPRPGRETPTAAERAARWSSLSSEGFPVDPGSFADVAALEPGVVRVGGEGSELSIAGQSPEQNGATVDGATYGGGSLPSEGVRSVGVFTSSYDVARGQFSGGQIAATTISGTNLWGGSLSSYVDDPALRYGVAPEGLAGRTGRQVRLNGGGGGALVRDRLFVYGALDLSHGSATSTGLELLDSTALRRLGVAPDSVRRLVEIAQRVGAAAEEGPQRSGSRAFASALARVDYTLSEHQSLTARLDWRGFDGSGFGSSPLRLGGEGADQRVRDGGLLLQHTAGRGRWANELRAYASAGHSGAGADARTPSGTVRVLSTLPDGMTGASVLGFGGAPFARREEHSLREVANELKIEAAGGHLVKAGLLIQEERATGGAASAPAGSFAFNSLGDLENGRPSAFTRILAREPAEAMRRYGALYVGDSWKPSERLGLVYGLRLEGTRYRQRPALAPAVDSLVGGGRGQPPAELMLTPRLGLRYDVPGRGAWTIAGGAGGFGGVPPLAPLAALWSHTGAGEANLVCIGAAAPTPEWERYGADSSAIPSACANGGSIFASTAPRTTLFNPEFGAPRTWRLSLGASGKVSRRVGVGVDALLVRGTHLPSATDRNLNGTSAFVLQQEGGRPVYVAPEEIDLATGGIAPGGSRAIPPLGPVLELGSRGESRTGQLTGTVSALLPRGQLSLAYTMTHSRTLAGGIPAPGAAPASTAGDPTHMEWTNASFAPRHLVQGILSTRLTRRLRLSAVGRLASGLPFTPLVSGDVNGDGYGNDRAFVFDPAFTTDLEVAAAIERLVDDAPAGVRRCLRDQAGRVAEAGSCHTPWSPTLDLRAELLARGNVNTRRATLTLTATNVTAGLDYLLHGPDRLHGWGQYSFPDATLLEVRGFNRERRAFDYGVNPNFGRPLGGGTLRLPFRVALQARITLGADPRYQPLMQAIELGSGRARESIRADLARRVRNVPAILLNLSAGDTAALALTPMQRARLRALADSIAPAIAFAVDSLTDVYTEKGPFTALRSARLQEATARAGRLAASVIERTREQLTPEQWDRVPAWLARPPSTEELNSPPRIEMSIPMGGP
- a CDS encoding PDZ domain-containing protein, encoding MAERGYTGFSIRFAMTMTPGRATSDYPVIDAVHPGSPAQKVGLASGDVILEVDGRDAREEGALRMRPGGRYSLRIRRGDAEREVALVAVTRPATNGARP
- a CDS encoding methylated-DNA--[protein]-cysteine S-methyltransferase yields the protein MSLFATCIDTPIGALVALVDEDGALARLLFPHQPVPDGVARDDARCAPTAAQLAEYFRGERRSFDLALAPRGTDFQRAVWDELRRIPYGATVSYRALAERIGRPKASRAVGRANATNPLPIVVPCHRVIGADGTPTGYAGGIDAKMQLLALETR
- a CDS encoding DsbA family protein, producing MKTERLLNVAVAILTGCALVVTALVVRRELSAPRAASSAPMQIPSWRSFAQSGHRMGPAKAPVMIVVFSDFQCPYCAVLMERLQKLRSARPAEVAVVYRHFPVAGHPHAVAAARASECAGEQGRFEPFHDALFAAPPDSIGIVPWERYAEAAGVGSLPKFRECAGATGPVAALARDTLAARKLYVNATPTMLINGLRVVGAPSMDSLEAYVGRAMRSSAVAGS